From the Pueribacillus theae genome, one window contains:
- a CDS encoding anti-sigma regulatory factor, translating to MTIQSCVQINNEWDIVKARQLGRNVAKEIGFGTVDQARITTAVSELARNIYLYAKSGEIHIKPMFENGKKGIKIIARDSGPGIKDIRAAMEDGYTTSGGLGAGLPGVKRLMDDFVIQSKINEGTEIVASKWMR from the coding sequence ATGACAATCCAATCCTGTGTTCAAATAAATAATGAATGGGATATTGTAAAAGCTCGTCAACTTGGTCGAAACGTTGCCAAAGAAATTGGCTTCGGAACGGTTGATCAAGCCCGGATTACGACAGCTGTATCCGAATTGGCGAGAAACATCTATTTATATGCAAAATCAGGAGAGATTCACATTAAACCAATGTTTGAAAATGGGAAAAAGGGAATCAAGATCATTGCAAGAGACTCTGGCCCTGGCATTAAAGATATACGTGCAGCGATGGAAGATGGCTATACGACTTCGGGCGGGCTTGGGGCTGGCTTGCCCGGTGTTAAGCGATTAATGGATGACTTCGTTATCCAATCAAAAATAAATGAAGGAACAGAGATTGTTGCGTCAAAATGGATGAGATAA
- a CDS encoding STAS domain-containing protein, which produces MNLKVSQISEGNKHYLEVSGELDAFTAKDLREKLMPLTENNGNHIIVDLSDLEYMDSTGLGVFVGVLKASKTNGAKLVLKNMTDRVRRLFEITGLDEIITVQDDNVRGGAK; this is translated from the coding sequence GTGAATCTTAAAGTGAGTCAAATTTCTGAAGGAAATAAACATTACTTAGAAGTTTCGGGCGAGCTGGATGCATTTACCGCAAAAGATTTACGCGAGAAACTAATGCCATTAACTGAAAATAACGGGAATCATATCATTGTTGATTTATCAGATTTGGAATATATGGATAGTACAGGCCTTGGGGTTTTTGTAGGTGTGCTGAAAGCTTCAAAAACCAATGGGGCCAAACTCGTCCTAAAAAATATGACAGATCGTGTGAGGCGATTGTTTGAAATTACCGGTTTAGATGAAATCATTACAGTACAAGATGATAACGTAAGGGGGGGTGCAAAATGA
- the rsbW gene encoding anti-sigma B factor RsbW has protein sequence MSSDYIEMIIPAKPEYLGVIRLAVSGIANRMGYAYDEIEDIKVAVTEACTNAVNHAYKDGEGQIKVNFAVYQDRLEIFVVDQGQSFDVKAMREKKAPVNAETSLEQLSEGGLGLFLIEALMDKVEISGDSGVVVSMTKLLNRDEVRSGVSRVQ, from the coding sequence ATGAGTTCCGATTATATTGAAATGATCATCCCTGCTAAACCGGAATATCTTGGTGTTATCCGTCTTGCTGTCTCAGGTATCGCCAATCGCATGGGCTATGCTTATGATGAGATCGAAGATATAAAAGTGGCTGTGACGGAGGCGTGTACAAATGCAGTGAATCATGCATATAAAGATGGGGAAGGCCAAATCAAAGTAAACTTTGCCGTTTATCAAGATCGGTTGGAAATTTTTGTCGTTGATCAAGGGCAAAGTTTTGACGTGAAAGCGATGAGAGAAAAGAAAGCCCCTGTTAATGCAGAAACATCATTGGAACAACTAAGTGAAGGTGGATTAGGCCTCTTTTTAATCGAAGCATTAATGGATAAAGTTGAAATCAGCGGAGATTCCGGTGTTGTTGTCTCGATGACAAAGCTCCTTAACAGAGATGAGGTGAGGAGTGGTGTCAGCAGAGTCCAATGA
- a CDS encoding STAS domain-containing protein — translation MDKLIVEVIEKYKDDISKRWKEKLEEQEMMNNLQVMSKDLYQKTNEEFLGLIYSHITVKYNESNDKILEFAEKLINMGWNLSYLTQGLQTFRRTVLEVLFEKVSVNEKALDTYQEVDRWIDPLMNGLMDASSKNWQNTLSMQKVALRELSAPLIPVFKHISVMPLIGTIDTERAKLIMENLLNGVIEHRAQVVLIDITGVPVVDTMVAHHIIQASEAVRLIGATCILVGIRPEIAQTIVNLGIDLGQFPTKSTLYNGIQTALSLTNRQIVEV, via the coding sequence GTGGACAAGCTAATTGTAGAAGTCATAGAAAAATATAAAGATGATATTAGCAAGAGATGGAAAGAAAAACTTGAAGAGCAAGAAATGATGAACAATCTACAAGTTATGTCTAAGGATCTTTATCAAAAAACAAACGAAGAATTTCTTGGCCTTATTTATAGCCATATTACGGTTAAGTATAACGAATCTAATGATAAAATCTTGGAATTCGCAGAAAAACTTATCAATATGGGCTGGAATTTAAGTTATTTAACCCAGGGACTCCAAACGTTTAGACGGACAGTATTGGAAGTGCTATTTGAAAAAGTTTCCGTAAATGAAAAAGCGTTAGACACGTATCAAGAAGTCGACCGGTGGATTGATCCACTCATGAACGGCTTAATGGATGCGAGTTCAAAGAATTGGCAGAATACACTGTCTATGCAAAAAGTCGCACTTCGAGAATTATCAGCTCCACTCATCCCTGTGTTTAAACATATATCTGTTATGCCTCTTATTGGAACGATTGATACGGAACGTGCAAAATTAATTATGGAAAACTTGCTAAACGGAGTAATTGAGCACCGTGCGCAAGTTGTTCTCATTGATATTACAGGTGTACCTGTCGTTGATACAATGGTTGCCCACCACATTATTCAAGCTTCGGAAGCTGTTCGATTAATAGGTGCGACGTGCATACTTGTTGGAATTCGGCCTGAAATCGCTCAAACGATTGTGAATTTAGGAATTGACTTAGGGCAATTCCCGACAAAAAGCACACTTTACAACGGAATCCAAACGGCATTAAGCTTGACAAACAGGCAAATTGTCGAAGTGTAA
- a CDS encoding CopG family ribbon-helix-helix protein yields the protein MSEAANYKKIVITISQQLLNEVDGVIQQEELNRDEFISQATKMYLRERKKRHIRDAMRQGYMEMAKINLTIASEAFFAEEEADDTLDRLVSGV from the coding sequence TTGAGTGAGGCGGCAAACTACAAAAAAATTGTGATTACGATCTCACAACAATTGTTAAACGAGGTTGATGGGGTAATTCAACAGGAAGAATTAAATCGGGATGAATTTATTTCACAAGCGACGAAAATGTATCTCCGTGAACGCAAAAAACGTCATATTCGGGATGCGATGCGCCAAGGTTATATGGAAATGGCAAAAATTAATCTGACCATTGCTTCAGAAGCTTTTTTTGCTGAGGAGGAAGCCGACGACACCTTAGACCGCTTAGTTAGCGGGGTGTAA
- the ndoA gene encoding type II toxin-antitoxin system endoribonuclease NdoA, with translation MMVKRGDVYFADLSPVVGSEQGGVRPVLIIQNNIGNRFSPTVIVAAITAQIQKAKLPTHVEIDAKKYGFERDSVILLEQIRTIDKQRLTDKITHLDENMMGRVDEALQISLGLIDF, from the coding sequence TTGATGGTGAAGCGTGGCGACGTTTACTTTGCGGACCTTTCTCCTGTCGTAGGTTCAGAGCAAGGTGGCGTAAGACCAGTTCTTATTATTCAAAATAACATCGGGAACCGGTTTAGCCCCACTGTAATCGTCGCGGCGATTACAGCACAAATCCAAAAAGCTAAATTGCCAACTCATGTTGAAATTGACGCTAAAAAATACGGATTTGAGCGAGATTCGGTTATTTTGTTAGAACAAATTCGAACAATTGATAAACAGCGACTAACAGACAAAATTACACACCTGGATGAAAATATGATGGGCCGCGTTGATGAAGCATTGCAAATCAGTCTCGGACTCATTGACTTTTAA
- a CDS encoding STAS domain-containing protein — MRIPILKLNEYLLITIQVELDDQTALQFQEDLLNKIHQTDAKGVVIDLTSVEMIDSFIAKVLGEVVNMSNLMGAKVVLTGIQPAVAITLIDLGIHLKGVPTALDLEQGLAKLEQDLEE, encoded by the coding sequence ATGCGAATACCGATACTGAAACTAAATGAATATTTATTGATAACGATACAAGTGGAACTAGACGATCAGACGGCGCTTCAGTTCCAAGAGGATTTATTGAACAAAATTCATCAAACGGACGCGAAAGGCGTTGTCATCGATTTAACCTCGGTTGAAATGATAGACTCCTTTATTGCGAAAGTACTTGGAGAAGTTGTGAATATGTCAAATTTAATGGGTGCAAAAGTAGTCTTAACCGGTATCCAACCCGCTGTTGCTATTACATTAATTGACTTAGGGATTCATTTGAAAGGAGTTCCAACAGCATTAGATTTAGAGCAAGGGCTAGCGAAACTCGAACAGGATTTGGAGGAGTAG
- a CDS encoding NAD(P)H-hydrate dehydratase → MVQVVTKKEMYAIDRNAMELGLTGEMLMENAGQAVARKLYDELTYDDRITIIIGKGNNGGDGFVIARMLKSKGYKLDVWLSVEKEAVTGDAEKAMHVYEHSGFQMRLLNEENLNAFKVSLAVSTVIIDSLLGIGMKGKLRSPFKEIITLVNRQKHVKRLAIDLPSGLPADGGKVDDAIRADKTFAIHLPKVGAFMYPSREYYGELDVVDIGIPPIINKKSVEKRFVWMPDDVIRTFPKRNPSSHKSSHGKGLIVAGSKTMSGAAIMAARAALRSGSGLLTVAMPEEARLPIANQVIEAMYAPCPSHEGEFAGTLPVQLNFDAIAVGPGIGRGEGSRRIVETLLKAEAPLLIDADALFHLAKMKDQLKSRKYPTVLTPHEGEMARLLGLPIEEVANNRFYFSKQFALEYGVHLVLKGPFTICTTPAGEQYINPTGNAALAKGGSGDVLTGIILALMMQQKSLQEAISNAVFVHGKTADNLISNKHSSVDVIASDVIESLPIVYKSIANRSL, encoded by the coding sequence ATTGTGCAAGTCGTAACAAAAAAAGAAATGTACGCGATTGACCGCAATGCAATGGAGTTAGGATTGACCGGGGAAATGCTCATGGAGAATGCTGGCCAGGCTGTTGCACGAAAGTTGTACGACGAGTTGACTTATGATGATCGAATCACGATTATCATTGGCAAAGGCAACAACGGAGGAGACGGATTTGTCATTGCAAGGATGTTAAAAAGCAAGGGCTATAAGTTGGATGTTTGGCTCTCGGTAGAAAAAGAGGCAGTAACAGGCGATGCAGAAAAAGCGATGCACGTTTATGAGCATTCGGGCTTTCAAATGCGCTTATTAAATGAAGAAAATTTGAATGCATTCAAGGTTTCCCTCGCTGTCAGCACTGTCATTATCGATTCATTGCTCGGCATTGGCATGAAAGGAAAGCTTCGTTCTCCTTTCAAAGAAATCATTACACTAGTGAATCGTCAAAAGCATGTGAAACGACTCGCAATTGACTTGCCGAGCGGGCTTCCGGCTGACGGTGGAAAAGTTGATGACGCGATCCGTGCAGATAAAACGTTCGCTATCCACCTTCCTAAAGTAGGCGCATTCATGTACCCTAGCCGTGAATATTACGGCGAACTTGACGTAGTGGATATTGGAATACCTCCAATTATAAATAAGAAAAGCGTTGAAAAGAGGTTCGTATGGATGCCTGATGATGTCATTCGAACATTTCCTAAGCGCAATCCATCATCCCATAAAAGCAGCCATGGAAAAGGGCTCATCGTTGCCGGATCGAAAACGATGAGCGGTGCTGCGATTATGGCAGCAAGGGCCGCATTAAGAAGTGGAAGCGGGCTTTTGACGGTGGCGATGCCGGAAGAAGCGAGACTGCCGATTGCGAATCAAGTCATTGAAGCGATGTATGCCCCTTGTCCTTCTCATGAGGGAGAATTTGCGGGCACCCTTCCTGTACAATTGAATTTTGATGCGATTGCTGTCGGGCCCGGTATCGGACGGGGAGAAGGGAGCCGGCGTATTGTCGAAACACTGCTTAAAGCGGAAGCCCCCCTCCTTATTGATGCGGATGCCCTGTTCCATCTTGCAAAAATGAAGGATCAATTAAAAAGCAGAAAATACCCGACTGTTTTGACGCCGCATGAAGGTGAGATGGCGAGGCTTCTAGGGTTGCCTATTGAAGAAGTCGCGAACAATCGCTTTTATTTCAGCAAACAATTTGCACTGGAGTATGGTGTTCATCTTGTATTAAAGGGTCCATTCACCATTTGCACAACCCCGGCTGGCGAGCAATACATTAACCCGACAGGGAACGCCGCTTTGGCCAAGGGCGGTTCAGGTGATGTTTTGACAGGCATTATACTTGCGCTTATGATGCAGCAAAAGTCTTTACAAGAAGCGATTAGCAATGCCGTCTTTGTCCATGGGAAGACTGCCGACAACTTAATTTCAAACAAGCATTCTTCTGTTGATGTCATTGCTTCCGATGTCATTGAATCCTTACCCATTGTTTATAAGTCAATCGCAAACCGTTCGTTATGA
- a CDS encoding LolA family protein produces the protein MKRAIFLLFGSLFLLAVLTGCGEKSQEDVLNALSEKSDKIKSYKMNSKMTFENGEDQQVYDVEIWHKKPHYYRIKLESENKEQSQIILRNDDGVFVLTPALNKSFRFQSDWPENNSQIYLYDSLVNDVLSDDDRSFQAKDKAYVFMTKTNYQNKNLSQQEITFSKKELAPKKVKVMDQDMNVLVTAEFSSAKFNVDFDDDAFDMERNMTSAKLEVPTMAISKEKAITPLYPEYTAEATISDEKEITKDGEKQLILSYTGDRSFTLIQKKADIAVETSAPVQFVNGEPVDLGFAIGVKTGNSISWTYNGIDFLLASSDLDDEEMAAVARSVQGVASK, from the coding sequence ATGAAGAGAGCGATCTTTTTACTGTTTGGATCGTTGTTTCTTTTAGCTGTGCTGACTGGCTGCGGTGAAAAAAGCCAAGAAGATGTCTTGAATGCCCTCAGTGAAAAATCGGATAAGATAAAAAGCTATAAAATGAATTCTAAAATGACATTTGAGAACGGAGAAGATCAGCAAGTATATGACGTGGAAATCTGGCATAAAAAACCGCACTATTACCGCATCAAACTTGAAAGTGAAAACAAAGAACAAAGTCAGATTATTTTAAGAAATGATGATGGGGTATTTGTATTGACTCCTGCCCTTAACAAGAGTTTTCGGTTTCAAAGCGATTGGCCTGAAAACAACAGCCAGATATACTTGTATGATTCGCTTGTGAATGACGTTTTAAGCGATGATGACCGTTCATTCCAAGCGAAAGATAAAGCATACGTTTTTATGACGAAAACAAATTATCAAAACAAAAATTTATCCCAGCAAGAAATCACTTTTTCAAAAAAGGAATTAGCTCCCAAAAAGGTAAAAGTGATGGATCAAGACATGAATGTGCTTGTAACAGCTGAATTTTCAAGTGCAAAATTTAATGTCGATTTTGATGATGATGCGTTTGATATGGAACGGAATATGACGAGTGCAAAACTGGAAGTCCCAACGATGGCGATTTCAAAAGAAAAAGCAATCACTCCTCTTTACCCAGAGTACACGGCAGAAGCAACAATCTCAGATGAAAAAGAGATCACAAAAGACGGAGAAAAACAATTGATTTTGTCTTATACAGGCGACCGTTCATTCACGCTTATTCAGAAAAAAGCGGACATTGCCGTCGAAACAAGTGCGCCCGTCCAATTTGTCAATGGTGAACCGGTTGATTTAGGCTTTGCGATAGGTGTCAAGACTGGCAATTCGATTTCTTGGACGTATAACGGAATTGATTTTCTGCTTGCTTCAAGCGATTTGGACGACGAAGAAATGGCTGCTGTTGCACGATCTGTTCAAGGTGTAGCGTCTAAGTGA
- the alr gene encoding alanine racemase → MENQPFYRDTWAEVDLDAIRDNVSSFACHVQSGTKVMAVVKANAYGHGAVEVAKAALEAGADRLAVALLDEAILLREAGITAPILVLGWIRPSDADVALQYDVALTVFQENWLKAVLRLGAKGLKLHLEIDTGMSRLGIRDRGEAERVLQLFKENADAFTLEGVYTHFATADSLDSPIFFRQQEIFRDWLFWIAGQGVKPSIIHTSNSAAATRVPFDSYDYIRLGISMYGLKPSEEIETPFELKPAFSLHSRLVHVKELMPGDTISYGATYTVKEREWIGTIPIGYADGWIRRLKTAKVLIDGEYAPIVGRICMDQCMVRLPKQLPIGTKVTLIGKQGNKEITMDDIASQLETINYEIPCNITSRVPRIYKKRADV, encoded by the coding sequence TTGGAAAATCAACCGTTCTACCGTGATACTTGGGCGGAGGTTGACCTTGATGCAATACGGGATAATGTGAGCTCATTTGCCTGCCATGTTCAATCCGGAACAAAAGTAATGGCTGTTGTGAAAGCGAATGCCTATGGACACGGGGCTGTCGAAGTGGCAAAAGCAGCACTGGAGGCAGGGGCCGACCGGCTAGCTGTCGCTTTGCTTGATGAGGCGATTTTATTGAGGGAAGCCGGCATTACGGCGCCGATTCTTGTGCTTGGCTGGATTCGTCCTTCTGATGCTGACGTTGCTTTACAATACGATGTCGCTCTAACCGTTTTTCAAGAAAATTGGCTAAAAGCGGTGCTCCGTTTAGGTGCGAAAGGGTTAAAGCTTCATTTGGAGATTGATACCGGCATGAGCCGCCTGGGCATAAGAGATAGAGGGGAAGCAGAAAGAGTCTTGCAACTTTTTAAAGAGAATGCTGATGCTTTCACGCTTGAAGGAGTCTATACGCATTTTGCAACAGCGGACAGTTTAGACAGTCCAATTTTTTTCAGGCAACAGGAAATTTTTCGCGACTGGCTCTTTTGGATTGCTGGCCAAGGTGTGAAGCCCTCGATCATTCATACGAGCAACAGTGCTGCAGCAACCCGTGTCCCTTTTGATAGCTACGATTACATAAGGCTTGGCATTTCAATGTATGGACTGAAGCCGTCAGAGGAGATTGAAACACCATTTGAACTTAAACCAGCTTTCTCGCTGCATAGCCGGCTGGTCCATGTAAAAGAATTAATGCCAGGCGATACAATAAGCTACGGGGCGACCTACACGGTAAAGGAACGTGAATGGATTGGGACAATTCCGATTGGTTATGCGGACGGCTGGATTCGCCGGCTCAAAACGGCCAAAGTGTTGATTGACGGGGAGTATGCACCGATTGTTGGCCGCATTTGCATGGATCAATGCATGGTCAGGCTGCCTAAACAACTGCCGATCGGAACGAAGGTAACATTGATTGGCAAACAAGGAAACAAAGAAATTACAATGGATGATATCGCAAGTCAGCTTGAAACAATTAATTATGAAATTCCTTGCAATATAACGAGTCGCGTGCCCCGTATTTACAAGAAGCGCGCGGATGTTTAA
- a CDS encoding type II toxin-antitoxin system HicA family toxin, whose protein sequence is MAGVEKIVEKMQNRPNGIRFSELVKTLEHYGYILDRVRGSHHNFRNEQGDIITIPKHNPVKAVYIKEVLKRIGED, encoded by the coding sequence ATGGCGGGCGTAGAAAAAATAGTGGAAAAGATGCAAAACCGCCCCAACGGAATACGGTTCAGTGAGTTAGTCAAAACACTTGAACATTACGGGTACATATTGGATAGAGTTCGTGGCTCACATCACAATTTCCGAAATGAACAAGGTGACATCATCACAATACCAAAGCACAACCCCGTTAAAGCGGTTTACATCAAAGAAGTATTGAAAAGGATTGGGGAAGATTGA
- a CDS encoding PP2C family protein-serine/threonine phosphatase, with protein sequence MYEVKEKERIYKEILESYINENDEQSLYLGQQLSRQMIEEGVSPEELVHLHVKVLMELYPKLDEEMKNSFEFLLEMMMDYGIAYREHQSLKNKQQQLNMEIELAASMQNTFLSGDVPCDKSLDIGAISQPAKKLNGDYYHFVRDENNRISVAIADVIGKGIPATLCMSMIKYAMESLTEEFKKPGAILENLNRVVERNVDDSMFITMFYGLYDPNEHRFYYASAGHEPGFIYHKKKDEFVEFSTKGIVLGVEKESVYPDYEVAIDPGDMIVLLSDGVTECRSKDGFIERHEIINLIRKYQHLPSQQIVEEVYRELEQMQNFELKDDVTLIILRRKV encoded by the coding sequence GTGTATGAGGTAAAGGAGAAGGAGAGAATCTACAAGGAGATTTTAGAAAGTTATATCAATGAAAATGACGAACAATCATTATATCTCGGCCAGCAGCTAAGCCGCCAAATGATTGAGGAAGGGGTTTCACCTGAAGAACTCGTTCATTTACATGTAAAAGTTCTAATGGAACTTTATCCGAAACTCGATGAGGAAATGAAAAATTCATTTGAATTTTTACTTGAAATGATGATGGACTATGGCATTGCTTACCGGGAACATCAAAGCTTAAAAAATAAACAACAACAGTTGAATATGGAAATTGAACTTGCAGCAAGTATGCAAAATACATTTTTATCAGGGGATGTCCCTTGCGATAAATCACTAGATATTGGTGCGATAAGCCAACCGGCAAAAAAGTTAAATGGGGATTATTACCATTTTGTCCGAGATGAAAATAATCGCATTAGCGTGGCAATCGCCGATGTCATTGGGAAGGGGATACCTGCCACCCTTTGTATGTCAATGATTAAATATGCAATGGAAAGCTTAACCGAAGAGTTTAAGAAGCCAGGGGCAATTTTAGAGAATTTGAATCGGGTTGTCGAGCGAAATGTGGATGACAGCATGTTCATTACGATGTTCTATGGCCTATATGATCCAAATGAACATCGTTTTTATTACGCGAGTGCTGGGCATGAACCAGGCTTTATTTATCATAAGAAAAAAGACGAGTTTGTAGAGTTTTCAACAAAAGGCATTGTCTTAGGCGTAGAAAAAGAATCCGTTTATCCCGACTATGAGGTTGCTATCGATCCGGGTGACATGATCGTCCTTTTATCTGACGGTGTTACAGAGTGCAGGTCAAAAGATGGCTTTATTGAACGGCACGAAATTATCAACTTGATTCGCAAGTACCAACATCTCCCATCCCAGCAAATTGTCGAAGAAGTCTATCGTGAACTGGAACAAATGCAAAACTTCGAATTAAAAGATGATGTCACCCTAATCATATTGAGAAGAAAAGTTTAA